A window from Drosophila miranda strain MSH22 chromosome Y unlocalized genomic scaffold, D.miranda_PacBio2.1 Contig_Y2_pilon, whole genome shotgun sequence encodes these proteins:
- the LOC117193387 gene encoding receptor expression-enhancing protein 5-like isoform X2: MAVDSVESKVIELFKENALLRYGAAGFCVLYLIFGYGAQLLCNIIGVLYPAYISIHAIESSTKQDDTKWLIYWVTFGIFTVIEFFSGVLTHIIPFYWLLKCAFLIWCMLPTEQNGSTIIYHKLVRPYFLKHHQSVDKLIDDGMKKATNVLKHD; the protein is encoded by the exons ATGGCAGTTGATAGCGTGGAGAGTAAAGTGATCGAACTTTTTAAAGAGAATGCCTTGCTACGCTACG GTGCCGCCGGCTTCTGCGTCCTCTATCTGATCTTCGGCTATGGGGCACAGCTGTTGTGCAACATTATTGGCGTGTTGTACCCGGCCTACATCTCGATCCATGCGATTGAGTCTAGCACCAAGCAGGATGATACCAAGTGGCTAATCTACTGGGTCACCTTCGGCATTTTCACGGTGATCGAGTTCTTTTCGGGAGTCCTGACCCACATCATACCCTTCTACTGGCTGCTGAAG TGTGCTTTCCTCATCTGGTGCATGCTGCCCACGGAGCAGAACGGCTCCACCATTATCTACCACAAACTGGTGCGACCCTACTTCCTGAAGCATCACCAAT CCGTCGACAAGCTGATTGACGATGGCATGAAGAAGGCAACCAATGTGCTGAAGCATGATTAG
- the LOC117193387 gene encoding receptor expression-enhancing protein 5-like isoform X3: MWLWDYIMQIKLPVIYIGSGAAGFCVLYLIFGYGAQLLCNIIGVLYPAYISIHAIESSTKQDDTKWLIYWVTFGIFTVIEFFSGVLTHIIPFYWLLKCAFLIWCMLPTEQNGSTIIYHKLVRPYFLKHHQSVDKLIDDGMKKATNVLKHD; this comes from the exons ATGTGGCTCTGGGATTATATTATGCAAATAAAACTTCCCGTTATCTACATTGGCTCAG GTGCCGCCGGCTTCTGCGTCCTCTATCTGATCTTCGGCTATGGGGCACAGCTGTTGTGCAACATTATTGGCGTGTTGTACCCGGCCTACATCTCGATCCATGCGATTGAGTCTAGCACCAAGCAGGATGATACCAAGTGGCTAATCTACTGGGTCACCTTCGGCATTTTCACGGTGATCGAGTTCTTTTCGGGAGTCCTGACCCACATCATACCCTTCTACTGGCTGCTGAAG TGTGCTTTCCTCATCTGGTGCATGCTGCCCACGGAGCAGAACGGCTCCACCATTATCTACCACAAACTGGTGCGACCCTACTTCCTGAAGCATCACCAAT CCGTCGACAAGCTGATTGACGATGGCATGAAGAAGGCAACCAATGTGCTGAAGCATGATTAG
- the LOC108158518 gene encoding probable 28S ribosomal protein S16, mitochondrial has protein sequence MSLSPASGIGRFYKHSAKIIRFVRLGCTNRPFYHIVVMENQHQPVIEQVDSYDPLPNDFNERLVALNTERISFWLGKGAHISDPAAELLGVTGLLPIHPRTYMTAWRNRTKLAEEQAEAAAAGQAESASASA, from the exons ATGTCTCTGTCGCCGGCTAGTGGCATCGGCCGCTTCTACAAGCACTCGGCCAAGATCATCCGCTTCGTGCGTCTGGGCTGCACTAACCGGCCCTTCTATCACATTGTCGTCATGGAG AACCAGCACCAGCCTGTTATCGAGCAGGTCGACTCCTACGATCCCCTGCCCAACGACTTCAACGAGCGCCTGGTGGCGCTCAACACGGAACGCATCAGCTTCTGGCTCGGCAAGGGAGCTCACATCTCCGACCCGGCTGCGGAGCTGCTGGGCGTCACCGGACTGCTGCCCATCCACCCACGCACCTACATGACTGCCTGGCGGAACCGTACGAAGCTGGCCGAAGAGCAGgcggaggcagcagcagcgggccAGGCCGAATCCGCTTCTGCGTCCGCATGA